Proteins encoded within one genomic window of Ranitomeya variabilis isolate aRanVar5 chromosome 4, aRanVar5.hap1, whole genome shotgun sequence:
- the LOC143768884 gene encoding transcription factor HES-5-like: protein MAPCNMRTPDHQADSGLRKLRKPVIEKMRRDRINNSIEQLRVLLEKEFQRHQLPSKPEKADILEMTVTFLQRHMAERDVTVSSQARREGYSTCVQDAITFLPVQNQQDGSFCSGYTVSYELSTMKTSKKATSFTGNKNKSMWRPW, encoded by the exons ATGGCCCCATGTAATATGAGGACCCCGGACCATCAGGCTGACAGTGGCCTCAGAAAG ctgaggaagccggTGATTGAGAAGATGAGGAGAGATCGGATTAACAACAGCATTGAGCAGCTCCGCGTCTTACTGGAGAAGGAGTTTCAGAGACATCAGCTCCCCTCCAAACCGGAGAAAGCCGATATCCTGGAGATGACGGTCACCTTCCTGCAGCGGCACATGGCGGAGAGAG ATGTCACAGTCTCCAGCCAGGCCCGGAGAGAAGGCTACTCCACCTGCGTCCAGGACGCCATCACCTTCTTACCAGTCCAGAATCAACAGGATGGCTCCTTCTGCAGTGGATACACTGTGTCCTATGAGCTGTCTACCATGAAGACTTCTAAGAAAGCAACTTCATTCACTGGGAACAAGAACAAATCTATGTGGAGACCCTGGTGA